The candidate division WOR-3 bacterium nucleotide sequence CTTTAGTATAACCGGTCACTTTTACCTTGTCGCCCACAGCGAAAATCTTTGCATCCAGTACATCACCAGGTTTGTATTTTTCAATATTCTCGGTCCTTATCTCCGCAAGCCACTTCGCTGAAGCAATATTTGCCTTTTTTAAATGTCCGGCAAGAGGCTTTGTAATATGCTTCTTGGTCCCAAAAGCAATCTGAATCGCCCGATATCCATCTTTCGCTTCATTCTTTACCTGGACTACCGGACAGGGACCTGCTTCAACCTTGGTCACAGCAATCAGCCGACCGTCTTCAGTAAAAAGTTGCGACATACCAATTTTTTTACCAATCAATCCAATCATATCGCTTTCACCTCAACATAGACACCTGCAGGAATTTCCAGTTTGTTAAGGGCATCAATGATATCCGGAGTGACATCAATCAA carries:
- the rplC gene encoding 50S ribosomal protein L3; its protein translation is MIGLIGKKIGMSQLFTEDGRLIAVTKVEAGPCPVVQVKNEAKDGYRAIQIAFGTKKHITKPLAGHLKKANIASAKWLAEIRTENIEKYKPGDVLDAKIFAVGDKVKVTGYTKGRGFTGGMKRWGWSGGPASHGSMSHRRIGSAGHGHSDPGRILKGKTMPGHYGNERVTIKNLKVVKIEDNIIYLKGAVPGPRNGFLLLTKEE